A genomic segment from Calditrichota bacterium encodes:
- the ssb gene encoding single-stranded DNA-binding protein, translating to MSRGVNKVILIGNLGRDPEISYLPSGMAVAKFSLATSDSRRKGDNEWEEITEWHRITLFGKQAETAGQYLSKGSQAYIEGRIRYGSYERDGIKHNTVDIIGN from the coding sequence ATGTCCCGTGGCGTCAACAAAGTCATATTGATCGGCAACCTGGGTCGCGACCCGGAGATCAGTTATCTTCCCAGCGGCATGGCAGTTGCAAAGTTTTCGCTCGCGACCTCCGATAGTCGTCGCAAAGGTGACAACGAATGGGAGGAGATAACCGAGTGGCACCGAATTACCCTCTTTGGCAAGCAAGCCGAAACTGCCGGACAGTACCTTTCCAAGGGCAGTCAGGCTTATATCGAGGGCCGAATCCGCTACGGATCGTATGAACGGGACGGCATCAAGCACAATACCGTTGATATCATCGGAAAC
- a CDS encoding NAD(P)H-hydrate dehydratase: MKPVVFPDQMRECDRIAIEDFEIPSLSLMECAARAVIERAAGMLGGRVEGHRIAIVCGRGNNGGDGFAVGRILRGKGADVIAFLIGDLESLSPDSACQAGIFQRGGGDLREVKGRLDLTDQFDLVIDALLGTGASAELRDDYRLAVDAINLSRAPILAVDIPTGVDGASGAVGQAAVRSTETVTFGFLKPGLLLSPGREHAGSVTISDIGIPASAAVSAGSKTGLADATDALAVLPQRSRNAHKGSVGVLLILAGSRDYPGASALAVGGALRSGAGLVRVGIPHSVGHFVTQRWNEAITVNLPETSSGALAPEGIDRILELIDESDAVAIGPGLSRDPGTGRLLYDLIKRCSKPLVLDADALNLLAIEWSHLKDLPASTVITPHPGEMARLTGESLEKTLRKTLETASEFARKWNVVVHLKGAPSITASPDGHLVINGTGNPGMATGGSGDVLTGVIGALLAEGLDPFVSAWAGAAIHGRAGDLAVRRRSERALIASDLIDSLGEVFLEGAG, encoded by the coding sequence TTGAAGCCAGTCGTTTTTCCCGACCAGATGCGTGAATGCGATAGAATCGCCATCGAAGACTTCGAAATTCCTTCGCTCTCACTAATGGAGTGTGCCGCTCGTGCAGTGATTGAGAGAGCGGCTGGAATGCTCGGTGGCAGAGTTGAAGGACATCGCATTGCCATTGTATGTGGTCGTGGAAACAACGGTGGAGATGGTTTCGCAGTAGGAAGAATACTGCGCGGTAAGGGCGCCGATGTCATTGCCTTCTTGATCGGAGACCTTGAATCGCTCTCACCGGATTCTGCCTGCCAGGCGGGGATCTTTCAAAGGGGTGGGGGGGACTTGCGAGAGGTAAAAGGCCGACTCGACCTAACAGATCAATTTGACCTGGTCATCGATGCCTTGCTTGGGACCGGAGCATCTGCTGAACTGAGAGATGACTACCGGCTCGCAGTCGATGCTATCAACTTGAGTCGCGCACCGATTTTGGCCGTTGACATTCCAACCGGTGTCGATGGTGCCAGTGGAGCAGTAGGGCAGGCCGCAGTACGTTCGACGGAGACGGTCACCTTCGGCTTCTTGAAACCCGGTCTTCTCCTTTCGCCCGGCCGTGAACATGCCGGTTCGGTGACCATATCGGACATCGGCATACCGGCATCTGCCGCGGTTTCTGCAGGTTCGAAAACCGGATTGGCTGACGCGACCGATGCTCTTGCTGTTCTTCCGCAGCGTTCTCGCAACGCTCACAAGGGAAGTGTCGGGGTGCTGCTCATACTTGCCGGTTCGCGAGACTACCCTGGTGCTTCGGCACTTGCCGTCGGAGGTGCCTTGCGCAGCGGTGCCGGCTTGGTCCGGGTGGGAATTCCTCATTCTGTGGGGCACTTCGTTACGCAGCGGTGGAACGAAGCCATCACTGTGAACCTCCCGGAGACATCCTCGGGTGCACTCGCACCAGAAGGTATCGATCGGATTCTCGAACTTATCGACGAGTCCGATGCCGTTGCCATAGGTCCTGGATTAAGCCGTGATCCCGGAACCGGTAGATTACTCTACGATCTTATTAAGCGCTGTTCAAAGCCACTGGTGCTCGACGCCGATGCCTTGAACCTACTGGCGATTGAATGGTCTCACTTGAAAGACTTGCCGGCATCCACGGTGATTACACCGCATCCCGGTGAAATGGCGCGACTGACTGGCGAATCCTTAGAGAAGACACTGCGCAAAACACTTGAGACAGCGTCCGAGTTTGCCCGTAAGTGGAATGTCGTGGTTCACCTCAAAGGGGCACCGAGCATAACTGCCTCACCGGACGGTCACCTCGTGATCAATGGAACCGGTAATCCCGGAATGGCGACCGGGGGCAGCGGCGACGTCTTGACCGGGGTCATAGGCGCCCTACTGGCAGAGGGGCTTGATCCCTTTGTCTCGGCGTGGGCGGGCGCAGCAATACATGGCCGGGCAGGTGATTTGGCAGTCCGTAGACGCAGTGAGCGCGCCTTAATAGCATCCGATCTGATCGATAGCCTTGGCGAAGTCTTCCTCGAGGGAGCCGGTTGA
- a CDS encoding KpsF/GutQ family sugar-phosphate isomerase, whose protein sequence is MRVPTNTSKPGGSIELARRLFAAEIEALETVVTRLDLEFDRAVKFLLDCRGKIIVTGLGKSGIAAQKIAATLASTGAPALFLHSAEAVHGDMGVVAGGDCVIAISYSGETREVIGVLPHLKLLDVPVIALTGQPASTLAVHADIHIDISVPHKEWPFGLIPTASHVVTVAVGDALAVALLVKRGIREEDFANLHPGGLLGRKLLVSVGELMHTGDRLPLVSETDEVRVALTEMTSKMLGVTCVVDAAGRLSGIITDGDLRRLLERSDNPLSLPASEAMTRSPKYVTPDSIAASALRVMEQHAITSLPVLNGNQELVGLIHMHDIVRLETLH, encoded by the coding sequence ATGCGAGTGCCCACGAATACATCAAAGCCTGGTGGTTCCATCGAGCTGGCCCGACGGCTGTTTGCTGCCGAAATCGAAGCCCTTGAGACAGTCGTAACTCGTCTCGATTTAGAGTTCGATCGCGCCGTTAAGTTCCTTCTTGACTGTCGTGGCAAGATCATCGTTACCGGTCTTGGAAAGTCCGGCATTGCTGCGCAGAAGATTGCTGCCACGCTTGCCTCAACCGGTGCGCCGGCACTCTTCTTACACTCCGCTGAAGCCGTTCATGGCGATATGGGGGTCGTTGCCGGCGGGGATTGCGTCATTGCCATTTCTTATTCCGGCGAGACCCGTGAGGTGATCGGGGTGCTTCCTCATTTGAAGTTGCTCGATGTTCCGGTCATTGCCCTGACTGGTCAACCCGCTTCGACTCTTGCCGTCCATGCCGACATTCACATCGACATCTCGGTTCCGCACAAGGAATGGCCGTTTGGCTTGATTCCAACAGCCTCTCACGTCGTTACGGTCGCGGTAGGGGATGCCCTCGCAGTAGCGCTCTTAGTTAAACGTGGTATCAGAGAAGAAGACTTTGCCAATCTACATCCCGGCGGTTTGTTAGGGCGCAAGTTGCTCGTCTCAGTCGGTGAACTGATGCATACCGGCGACCGGTTGCCCCTTGTTTCCGAGACTGACGAGGTCCGTGTAGCCCTGACCGAAATGACTTCCAAGATGCTTGGGGTTACCTGTGTTGTCGATGCCGCTGGGCGTCTATCCGGCATTATCACCGACGGCGATCTGAGACGGCTTCTTGAGCGCAGCGACAATCCACTCTCGCTGCCGGCATCGGAAGCCATGACCCGTAGTCCCAAGTATGTTACCCCCGATTCTATCGCAGCAAGTGCACTCAGAGTTATGGAGCAGCATGCAATTACGTCGCTCCCGGTGCTGAATGGCAATCAGGAATTGGTTGGTCTGATTCATATGCACGACATTGTCCGTCTTGAGACACTCCATTGA